The sequence ACTGCTGTACAATGCATATTAGGCAACAAATCTAGCAAATCAACCGTTAGCATCGAAGACTTAGGCTTTGATACCTTGCCTGAATATCCCATTGAAAAGCTTGGTATTGATGCTACAGTCCTTTCACATGTTCCAAGCCATTTAGCTTGCATATACCTTCGTTTTCTCCATGGCCCCAAgtgcattttcttttgtttcatgCACTTCTTAGCAGCTAAGCATAAAATCTTTATCACATTATTTAATCTTTCAACTTTTCCCACGAAAATCTCCGGTAATTTCCGTACTAAACTATTATACTCCTCGCTTGCTTTTGCCATCTCGAACTCAGCTtggaaatttaattcaatGATTACTCTTATCTCTCCTTTTTTAGAACTTGAATTATCTATCACATCTAAAAATGTATGTTCTCCTGCATAGTAAATTAAGGACTAGTTAGAAGttgatttaaaaagaattatattcatactaattaactaaaatactaataatctttttttttttcagaaaaagatTCCAGTTAGTAATTACCTGATGGGATATCAGGAGAACTTCTCCATTTAGACTTGCAAATGGCACTATTATATCCAGCGTTTCGGAGGCGGCCGGAGACCTCTGCCATCAAACATTTCCGGCAGCCGCCAACCATCGGTTTTCCACAACCACAGGTTGTTCCTGccatttgaatttcttttattgtttctttGGTGATATTTCTAATGCCTGATTCCAGTGAGCTAGTTCTACATAAGGTAGCCTGAACACCAAAATATatgtcaaagaaaataaataaatccatagatatggattgattaattaacatatataagaaaacgtAAATCAGACTATATACTTACTTGTAGAAGCTGGTGTTGGTTGTCCCAGAAGCTTTTGTCTTCTTGAAAACCGccattctctttctcttcatcttcttcttcatctaatGCTTCATTTTCATAAGAATCCTCGCTGCTAGGACTTGCCTGAAACGACTGATCTTCGCCGTGCTCAAGAAACCCGAAAACCATATCGGAGAAACTCCCCATCGGCTGGTCGTGGAAATCAAATTCCTGACTATTAACCGGGAAATCCTGCTGATAAATTGGGATTCTAAATCTCGCACTGGGCATGGCTTGTACTGATGAGCTCCTTGTTTAAGACAAaggaaggaagaaaaaaagaaaaaaaaaggaaaatgtgTTAAGTGACAACACaccataataaaaatttcatttatatacTTAGCTTGGACTGACGTGGGGCCCAACACCCAACGTGGACCAACGAGTCGCCGCGCACATGTGGGTCACTTGTATTGCCTACGTGGAACTAAATGATTGGAAGATATAAATCAGACAACAAGGATCCACGTCAGTCAGCTTCAATAATGTTGATCTCTGGATATACTCGAATATTCACGTAAAttatagttttcatatttctccttttattttatttgtttttatctattaaatggaaaaaaaaaaagaaaaaccggattaaaaattataaaataaaagaaaaaatagatgtTTTTGCAGGTTTATCCTCATCTTGTGAATAGAGCGGGACCATGAACTTCCGGTGATGTGACTGGGTGTTGATCGAGACCCACGTGGTTTGATCTGGATcgttgataaaaaattaacaaggTTTATCCGAAGAGTGGGACCCAGTTGCCAGCCACCTAACGCAAATGATTTATTGTAATCATATGGGAATGGCTTTGtcagattttttatttatttatcgctaaaaagaaaagaaaaagaaaaacagtgGATGTCGAGAAAACGCGGCGTCTTGGCAATGGTTTTTGAGAATTCTAGACATAACATGACAAGATTCCTATGAATTTTCTAGACAAGTGTAGTGGCAAAAAGTAAGGGTGTTGTGGTCATTTGCTCAGGGCAATAATTTTCGGAATGTGTCAATGTGCTCGAGCGTTAAAGCCCCTTCACTTGAATAAGAGATTTATTTTCCGATTTCATATGCCACAATTGACGTTCTGAGGATCATATATGTCGGTGAAGGGAAAAACCCAATAGTTGGTGTTATGCCAATAACAAAGTTGATATGGTAAATATTTGAAGGGTTTAATtgctaaataaattatatattttattcactttttctaaatttagtaGGTAACTTATATCTTGATAATGATTTTGATTTCAACTTTCAACggtattatcaattaaaatcaGTTGATGCagttataatattaatgataaaGAATTTGAGTCGGTGATAAAATTACTGAATTATTTCCAGATAAttcaaagattttttttttttttttatgttttagttCGAAACCTTAAAAATTCTAAGACAtggaatatttttaatttcataataagtAAAATAGACAAAACAAGTAAGAAATGAATTAgattttatcttattagaatttttttaataaaaatgaatataatacTAGATAAAACCATTTTATTCTTACATCATCTATTTATTTGTCTAAATAATACtgttattaattatgatttcaacatctttaatactttttatcattattagaaTTGCAATCGTGTTGAAAAGTTTTGGCTAAAATTTTTTAACCAATTAACAccgaaattaatattaaaatatgttactagaatataaaaagagttaaaaataatgtattagatttaaaaataacttgaGAGTATGACTTATCTAGCAATTAAAGTTCTCAAGTATGATTTTCATTTTACTATAGGAATTATTTATTGTCTATTTTACGgaaaatttaagttatttattttattctttgtaTATACAATAAATTGAATTACGTCTATTTTTACATCAAGATTTTTGAcgtataaatattatataatggCTAAtgaaatcttaaatttaattttgatttcttattagAATATGTTGAAAAGGATGGGGGAGCATTTCATATCCTTTTGTGGGTAGTTAGGTCTACCTTTCCGATAGTAAATggtttctttcattttcacttGCGCTATAGGCAAATTCTAACAATTGTGCATTTACATGGATGGTTCACATGAAATTGTATAGTGTAATTAGTACTTATTATCCTGGGGTGCATATGATATATCCTTACTCTAGGGCCTTCTGTTGGTATATgtacttttttgttttcttttagtaaTACTTATCTTCTTAATTTAACATTTGAGGCTTAGCCATGGGCGATTGCTGTATGGAAATGAAGAAGGTTGTATTCACTTAAGATTCTTAGAGATTTGTGTGGAGTTTAAAAATTCAGTTGtgacaataataattttaaaaggcATTGTATAAGTCACGAGGAATTCAATattgacttttaaaaatttttaaaaagtctataaaaattagagggtattcaattacaactttttaaaatctctaaaaataagCTAGTGTTAAAAAAATCATCGACTTTTATATACATGgacttttatatacttttaataatttttttattcattgttatgaatacaaatttttaaaatttgtctttcacttttctttaagattttgatagaattttttctttgaaaactcatattttttcttttcaaattctcctatattattattttcatttatctttactatattatccatcttaagaaatataaaacattTGATAAAACTCATAAAgccaaaaattatttactaataatatttgcTTGTACTCacacatataaataaataaattaaaattttttaatttaattttcaaagactaccataaaaattttaaagtttaaatgaagcatttagtgaattgtttttgagCAAACAATCTCACTATATAGACTTCTAGGTTTTATTaggaaaataatttgttttatgttaGTAAACGTGATTGTTGTGGatttatgtatttatcaatGAATTAATATGAGTAATTACTATTGATTTAAGTATTATtgaataagtaataaataaaatataacggATATGACATGAATTTAGTGGTCTAATCAgaaataaattgtaataagataatttttataaaaaaaattagtaccttgacaaaaaaatagtattcatGTTATgaaatacaaaattttaaaataatataaatttgacacAACAATGAAATAGAGTTCATTATTTGTGTATAGAGttgtatataatattatatgaaataatttaaactaaataataaatacaaaaaagaagataaggaaaataataaaagtaaaataattaaatttacttttaaataattaaataatagataactaataatttgtaaaatcaataaaaatctatcgatgtctataaaaatatttttaaataaaatatataaaaatcactcactgaaaattttataaaaataatcaaaaaaaatttaattaaatattattgtccAAAATTCAATCCTTCACTTTTACactatctaaataaaattttatctttataataaatataaaaaaatgccTATGTAGGCCATGGATTACGGGACATcctatgaataaaaaattgattttccGAATTCTTTAGCCTTATTACTGAAATGAAAATGCCAGTAATCATTCCTAAAAGACAAATTCCAGCCGGGCTACGTGTTCCCTTAAGCTTTTGACTATATATAACCTGTAGTAAGCTTGCCAGTATTTGTTAGGCATAAATTGTAGGTAAAGTATTTAAAACTCAAAAGCAACCATGTTTTGTCACTAACCTAATCATGACCCTTTGTTATAATCTTATCATCTTCACCTCATGTGTCCCAAAAGAACCCATACAAAATAATAGCCAAAAACGACATCATCTCATTAACGTAAAAGAAACATTAGGATATAATAATGCcggaaataaaatatatatattttaacataatcTTGGTGCTTTTGATGTTTTTCACGAGCTTCTTTATAATCTTTTATccattattaaattcttattccTTAAAATATACTCTCCTCTACTTCCTGTATCTCTCTCTACCATTCTTAAATTGTAAATGtcatttgaattatttaattctatttatcGTATAGTTTTATATGTAAGCCACTCTTTTCATGCATTCACGCTTCCTCTATAATTATTGATTAGATTTAAACCCACCTAAAATAATCATAGATTTCAAACTTAAGAATATTGGACTAAATACTTGCATTTTGTAGTCAACTTATAACTACAAATTTCGAACCTATTATCATAAGTTTAAAGGAAATTTGTCATATTTTGTcgaataaaaatatgtatattcttatttatagcTATATTTTATCTATCTTTCCTATCCAACATTGTTGACGTGTACATACCAATTAGTGATCATTACCGCAGCTTCTTTTGGGTTCATTGCTTACACTGTATTTTTAATGTATAGAATAGAGGAAATATTATATAGTATTAGCGCAGTCCAGGTTTGGTGATAAGGACCTGTTTTGTCTTACCATCAACAACTTGCTTCTGATCCATGAATCATATTCGTCTGGTTTCTCTCTTCCTAACTCAATTCTAAGACCGAACCTATGTCATGGatccttatttttatatattcaaactATAGAGTTATATTCCCCATCTTTATAAGAGATATTGTTCTATTTTTCCCTTTAAGATTATCACAAGTTTGACcattaatttcaatattgGCATTCATCCcatcaaaaactaaaagacAGATAGAGAAACAGGTGACTGATTTTCATGTGTTTCAGATTCGCTCAAGGAATATATGAGCATCTGATTAAAGATGACCATCTTAGTCGATTACACATCATCAATATGTTTAGCTCAAGGTTTgtgcttaattaattaacccTCTCATATTAACATACTTTAGAATTAGACCCCAAAAGTTATCCAGCATTTAtcaaatctttctttttctgattaTTGAAAAAATCAATTGGATGTTGacgtataaataattattaaaaactagttgacattaaaataaaattacataaatagatatattttcataaaaaaatttaaaatatagcgacggattttatattttttaaataaaataaatagattaatagTAAGTTTTATGTCTTCTGCTAAAGTTAGCAAGTGAATATTGTacttaatttagaaaaatgttttgatttgaatttcGTTATTTGTggaatattaatgaaattaaaagattGCATTGAGATTAATGGGACAGAAGAGTGCCGCATTAGGTGGTCCAACCTCTCATAGGATAACAATGTACAGATCACATGTTGATTATGTTGCTAGTAAGCGATATTCGGATGAATGCCACTTCAGATTTTAAGTAAATATAAAGGATAAATCATTACAATTTCAAATTTGGAGTGCTTAGTTGGCAAG comes from Ricinus communis isolate WT05 ecotype wild-type chromosome 5, ASM1957865v1, whole genome shotgun sequence and encodes:
- the LOC8288057 gene encoding uncharacterized protein LOC8288057 → MPSARFRIPIYQQDFPVNSQEFDFHDQPMGSFSDMVFGFLEHGEDQSFQASPSSEDSYENEALDEEEDEEKENGGFQEDKSFWDNQHQLLQATLCRTSSLESGIRNITKETIKEIQMAGTTCGCGKPMVGGCRKCLMAEVSGRLRNAGYNSAICKSKWRSSPDIPSGEHTFLDVIDNSSSKKGEIRVIIELNFQAEFEMAKASEEYNSLVRKLPEIFVGKVERLNNVIKILCLAAKKCMKQKKMHLGPWRKRRYMQAKWLGTCERTVASIPSFSMGYSGKVSKPKSSMLTVDLLDLLPNMHCTAVEVV